One genomic window of Myxococcales bacterium includes the following:
- a CDS encoding ATP-grasp domain-containing protein, which yields MVHVVFIAPRFLENTNRYVRAFAELDGVTLTVVSADPEAAIPAPLRPRIAGHYRVADALDGGQLTTAVRAIARGVGPVDRVTGALEQLQLPLAEVRDALDIDGLRAATARNFRDKDRMKEVLRRAGVPVATSALARSAAELRAFVDRVGYPVIVKPPAGLGARATFRVDDAAQLAAVPPPTAAAPLQVEEFVRAREHTCETVTIRGAPVWRSGTRYFPSPLEVLETPWVQYCVLLPREDDDPTWTDFHPTNAAALAALFGDAAGTAAGTALTHMEWFLRTDGTALVNEVGVRPPGVHIMPLMGLAHDTDLIADWARLIALDAFTPRPRRRAAGAAFFRGQGPGTHVAAVEGVDEAVRACGDALVELRAPRVGQARADSYEGEGWATVQHATTDGAKHALRALIERVVVRYR from the coding sequence GTGGTCCACGTCGTCTTCATCGCCCCGCGGTTCCTCGAGAACACCAACCGCTACGTCCGCGCGTTCGCCGAGCTCGACGGCGTCACGCTGACGGTCGTCAGCGCCGACCCCGAGGCCGCGATCCCGGCGCCGCTGCGGCCGCGGATCGCCGGCCACTACCGGGTCGCCGACGCCCTCGACGGTGGCCAGCTCACGACCGCGGTCCGCGCGATCGCCCGCGGCGTCGGCCCGGTCGACCGCGTGACCGGCGCGCTCGAACAGCTGCAGCTGCCGCTGGCCGAGGTCCGCGACGCCCTCGACATCGACGGCCTGCGCGCCGCGACCGCGCGCAACTTCCGCGACAAGGATCGCATGAAGGAGGTGCTGCGCCGGGCCGGCGTGCCGGTCGCGACCAGCGCGCTGGCGCGCTCGGCGGCCGAGCTGCGGGCGTTCGTCGACCGGGTCGGCTACCCGGTGATCGTCAAGCCGCCGGCCGGGCTGGGCGCGCGCGCGACCTTCCGCGTCGACGACGCCGCCCAGCTCGCGGCGGTGCCGCCGCCGACCGCGGCCGCGCCGCTGCAGGTCGAGGAGTTCGTGCGCGCGCGCGAGCACACCTGCGAGACGGTCACGATCCGGGGCGCGCCGGTGTGGCGCTCGGGCACGCGCTACTTCCCGTCGCCGCTCGAGGTGCTCGAGACCCCGTGGGTGCAGTACTGCGTGCTCTTGCCGCGCGAGGACGACGATCCGACCTGGACCGACTTCCACCCGACCAACGCCGCGGCGCTGGCGGCCTTGTTCGGCGACGCGGCCGGCACCGCGGCCGGCACCGCGCTGACCCACATGGAGTGGTTCCTGCGCACCGACGGGACCGCGCTGGTCAACGAGGTCGGCGTGCGCCCGCCCGGCGTCCACATCATGCCGCTCATGGGCCTGGCCCACGACACCGACCTGATCGCCGACTGGGCCCGGCTGATCGCGCTCGACGCGTTCACGCCGCGGCCGCGCCGCCGCGCCGCCGGCGCCGCGTTCTTCCGCGGCCAGGGCCCCGGCACCCACGTCGCCGCGGTCGAGGGCGTCGACGAGGCCGTCCGCGCGTGCGGCGACGCGCTGGTCGAGCTGCGCGCGCCCCGGGTCGGACAGGCCCGGGCCGACAGCTACGAGGGCGAGGGCTGGGCCACCGTCCAGCACGCCACCACCGACGGCGCCAAGCACGCGCTGCGCGCGCTGATCGAGCGCGTCGTCGTCCGCTACCGGTGA
- a CDS encoding SDR family NAD(P)-dependent oxidoreductase translates to MSSVAVVTGAARGLGRELATALHRRGHAVLLTDVDGPAVTAAAAALGGPAWALAQDVRDPDSHRAVATAAAARGPVAVWINNAGVLDVGAVGDVDEAAIRRMIDVNLLGVIWGARAALDVLAPDGHLLNIASLSSLVPAPGLAVYAASKHGVLGFTTSLAGELRQAGRALKVSAICPDVIATDMVARVADQAASDVLFSSATMLTSADVTRAVIATLDRPRLVRIVPAARAALVHALHPFPELGLRVLDQVARLGAWRKARRA, encoded by the coding sequence ATGTCCTCGGTCGCCGTCGTCACCGGAGCCGCGCGCGGGCTCGGCCGCGAGCTGGCGACCGCGCTGCACCGCCGCGGCCACGCCGTGCTGCTGACCGACGTCGACGGCCCGGCCGTGACCGCGGCCGCGGCGGCGCTGGGCGGGCCGGCCTGGGCCCTCGCGCAAGACGTCCGGGATCCGGACAGTCACCGGGCGGTGGCCACCGCCGCCGCCGCGCGCGGGCCGGTCGCGGTGTGGATCAACAACGCCGGCGTGCTCGACGTCGGCGCGGTCGGCGACGTCGACGAGGCCGCGATCCGCCGGATGATCGACGTCAACCTGCTCGGCGTCATCTGGGGCGCCCGGGCGGCGCTCGACGTGCTCGCGCCCGACGGCCACCTGCTCAACATCGCGTCGCTGTCGTCGCTCGTGCCGGCGCCGGGCCTGGCGGTCTACGCCGCGAGCAAGCACGGCGTGCTCGGCTTCACGACCTCGCTGGCCGGCGAGCTGCGCCAGGCCGGCCGCGCGCTCAAGGTCAGCGCGATCTGCCCCGACGTGATCGCCACCGACATGGTCGCGCGCGTCGCCGATCAGGCCGCCAGCGACGTCCTGTTCTCGTCGGCGACGATGCTCACCAGCGCCGACGTGACGCGCGCGGTGATCGCGACCCTCGACCGCCCGCGCCTGGTCCGGATCGTCCCGGCCGCGCGCGCGGCCTTGGTGCACGCGCTGCACCCGTTCCCCGAGCTGGGGCTGCGCGTGCTCGATCAGGTCGCGCGCCTGGGCGCGTGGCGCAAGGCCCGGCGGGCGTGA
- a CDS encoding class II glutamine amidotransferase, with protein MCRMFGLLATQPVHARQLLRDAPRSLWTLAGEHRDGWGVAIGAPDGWVVHRDTACARTSPQFDALVDAACARVVVAHVRQKTVGPTSLANTHPFQRGRLVFAHNGTATALAFLADGTSPARQAEIVGDTDSERLFAFIVTHIDRAGEVEAGVVAAVAALHAAGDVGSLSFLVSCGDRIYAHRLGRSLHLLVRHGADEARRTPAVVVASEQLTDEAWRELPERSLHVLEDHAGAPRARALA; from the coding sequence ATGTGTCGGATGTTCGGCCTGCTCGCGACCCAGCCCGTCCACGCGCGCCAGCTCCTGCGCGACGCGCCCCGCAGCCTGTGGACCCTGGCCGGCGAGCACCGCGACGGCTGGGGCGTCGCGATCGGCGCGCCCGACGGCTGGGTCGTGCACCGCGACACCGCCTGCGCGCGGACCTCGCCGCAGTTCGACGCGCTGGTCGACGCCGCGTGCGCGCGGGTGGTGGTGGCGCACGTGCGGCAGAAGACCGTCGGGCCGACCTCGCTGGCCAACACCCACCCGTTCCAGCGCGGCCGGCTGGTGTTCGCGCACAACGGCACCGCGACGGCGCTGGCCTTCCTGGCCGACGGGACCTCGCCGGCGCGGCAGGCCGAGATCGTCGGCGACACCGACAGCGAGCGCCTGTTCGCGTTCATCGTGACGCACATCGATCGCGCCGGCGAGGTCGAGGCCGGCGTGGTCGCCGCGGTCGCCGCCCTCCACGCCGCCGGCGACGTCGGCTCGCTCAGCTTCCTGGTGTCGTGTGGCGATCGCATCTACGCCCACCGCCTGGGTCGGTCGCTGCACCTGCTGGTCCGCCACGGCGCCGACGAGGCCCGGCGCACGCCGGCGGTGGTCGTGGCCAGCGAGCAGCTCACCGACGAGGCGTGGCGCGAGCTGCCCGAGCGATCGCTGCACGTGCTCGAGGACCACGCCGGGGCGCCGCGGGCGCGCGCGCTGGCGTAG
- a CDS encoding zinc-dependent peptidase, translated as MAGLIRRWRRRRLRRTPVPAAWSDILARTAPFVARLSPAERAKLLRDVQVFVAEKHFVGAGGLEVTDEMIVTIAAAAARLVVHLDVARYDHLTEIVVYPSAYRHADTDGAVLGEAHGWGVVVLAWDAVTVGLRNTGDGLDTAAHEFAHVLDRTDGSFDGAPELRAREDYRPWAAAMQRNFDRLRARDRALGRVLRDYGATNPAEFFAVATEAYFERPDALRAKAPALHQALERFYRG; from the coding sequence ATGGCCGGGTTGATCCGCCGCTGGCGCCGTCGACGGCTGCGACGCACGCCGGTGCCGGCGGCGTGGTCCGACATCCTCGCGCGCACCGCGCCGTTCGTGGCGCGGCTGTCGCCGGCGGAGCGCGCCAAGCTCCTGCGCGACGTCCAGGTGTTCGTGGCCGAGAAGCACTTCGTCGGGGCCGGCGGGCTCGAGGTGACCGACGAGATGATCGTCACGATCGCCGCGGCCGCCGCGCGCCTGGTCGTGCACCTCGACGTCGCGCGCTACGACCACCTGACCGAGATCGTGGTCTACCCGTCGGCCTACCGCCACGCCGACACCGACGGCGCGGTCCTGGGCGAGGCCCACGGCTGGGGCGTGGTCGTGCTGGCCTGGGACGCGGTCACGGTCGGGCTGCGCAACACCGGCGACGGCCTCGACACCGCCGCCCACGAGTTCGCGCACGTGCTCGACCGCACCGACGGCAGCTTCGATGGCGCGCCCGAGCTGCGCGCGCGCGAGGACTACCGGCCCTGGGCCGCCGCGATGCAGCGCAACTTCGATCGGCTGCGCGCGCGCGATCGGGCGCTGGGGCGGGTGCTGCGCGACTACGGCGCCACCAACCCGGCCGAGTTCTTCGCGGTCGCCACCGAGGCCTACTTCGAGCGGCCCGACGCGCTCCGGGCCAAGGCGCCGGCGCTGCACCAGGCGCTCGAGCGCTTCTACCGCGGCTAG
- a CDS encoding CAP domain-containing protein, whose product MRLVASIACALAVGCGGAAAPLDGGGPGDGGGPTDGGGATDGGPGAPDATTIDGPPPSVDRALCDAINQYRADHGLAAVPVSPALTRVARFHVEDLTAHGTGAPGCNLHSWSTGDPRWTGCCYTPDHAQAQCMWIKPREISAYMSSGYEIAAGGGGAITPTQAVGLWDGSTGHREVVLNQGAWATHPWRAVGCAIETGYAVVWFGELADPG is encoded by the coding sequence ATGAGGCTCGTCGCCAGCATCGCGTGCGCCCTCGCGGTCGGCTGTGGCGGCGCCGCGGCGCCCCTCGACGGCGGCGGCCCCGGCGACGGCGGCGGCCCCACCGACGGCGGCGGCGCCACCGACGGCGGCCCCGGCGCGCCCGACGCGACGACCATCGACGGTCCGCCACCATCGGTCGATCGCGCGCTGTGCGACGCGATCAACCAGTACCGCGCCGACCACGGCCTGGCGGCGGTGCCGGTGTCGCCGGCGCTGACCCGGGTCGCGCGCTTCCACGTCGAGGACCTGACCGCCCACGGCACCGGCGCGCCCGGCTGCAACCTGCACAGCTGGTCGACCGGCGACCCGCGCTGGACCGGCTGTTGCTACACGCCCGACCACGCCCAGGCCCAGTGCATGTGGATCAAGCCGCGCGAGATCTCGGCGTACATGTCGTCGGGCTACGAGATCGCCGCGGGCGGCGGCGGCGCGATCACGCCGACCCAGGCGGTCGGGCTGTGGGACGGCAGCACCGGCCACCGCGAGGTCGTCCTCAACCAGGGCGCCTGGGCCACCCACCCGTGGCGCGCGGTCGGCTGCGCGATCGAGACCGGCTACGCCGTGGTGTGGTTCGGCGAGCTGGCCGATCCGGGCTGA
- a CDS encoding DUF4234 domain-containing protein has protein sequence MYRDDQEATLQRAESATREADQLRAENEAMRRALVAQQPAIPTYAMMQPAAVYPNLDPRYLPLPERARLAQHSLERFPVAAAVVLNYLTLGLFGLFYYSGKHGRLPQAAPDDPSAGKAIGFQFIPYYNLYWVFFNSRRLCDRLDLQMRLRGLPNVAPKAMMTTACIFSVIPYVGWALAYLIFWPIASGMLQSAINKVAALPPSQFDATLLPPPAYGVPLAPYGLAAPPPPTWR, from the coding sequence ATGTACCGCGATGATCAGGAGGCCACGCTGCAGCGGGCCGAGAGCGCGACCCGCGAGGCCGACCAGCTCCGCGCCGAGAACGAGGCCATGCGCCGGGCGCTGGTCGCGCAACAGCCGGCGATCCCGACCTACGCGATGATGCAGCCGGCCGCGGTCTACCCGAACCTCGACCCGCGGTACCTGCCGCTGCCGGAGCGCGCGCGCCTGGCCCAGCACTCGCTGGAGCGGTTCCCGGTGGCGGCGGCGGTCGTGCTCAACTACCTGACGCTCGGCCTGTTCGGGCTGTTCTACTACAGCGGCAAGCACGGCCGGTTGCCGCAGGCCGCGCCCGACGACCCGTCCGCCGGCAAGGCCATCGGCTTCCAGTTCATCCCGTACTACAACCTGTACTGGGTGTTCTTCAACTCGCGGCGGCTGTGTGACCGCCTCGACCTGCAGATGCGCCTGCGCGGCCTGCCCAACGTGGCGCCCAAGGCGATGATGACCACCGCGTGCATCTTCTCGGTCATCCCCTACGTCGGCTGGGCGCTGGCCTACCTGATCTTCTGGCCGATCGCCTCGGGCATGCTGCAGTCGGCGATCAACAAGGTCGCGGCGCTGCCGCCGAGCCAGTTCGACGCGACGCTCCTGCCGCCGCCGGCCTACGGCGTGCCGCTGGCGCCGTACGGCCTGGCCGCGCCGCCGCCGCCGACCTGGCGCTAG
- a CDS encoding 3-methyl-2-oxobutanoate dehydrogenase has protein sequence MIDSPTRSPAAATLPPSFAGYFAGDDEAKARGLYQLLDEDGHASDAAIAWLDRALARRLYEGMLTIRVTDARMMALQRQGRIGFYGEATGQEAAVVGSAAASRPDDWIIPALREAGVGLFRGMTLDSYIAQIMGNSADPTKGRQLPCHPCDRANNYVVMSSCVSTQIPHAVGVAMAMKIAGDRGRCAFGYMGDGGTSEGDFHVALNFAGVMKAPVVLICQNNQWAISTPGSVQTAAETIALKALGYGVEPLRCDGNDVLAVYDVCRHAAAKARAGDGPTFVELLTYRVSAHSSSDDPSRYRDERVTDEWKSRRDPLRRMRLLLEARGWLAAGEHEALAAAYEARVRDAIAAQEAVAPPPPASLFDDVYEQPTWLQREQRAELLGG, from the coding sequence ATGATCGACTCGCCGACGCGCTCCCCAGCCGCTGCGACGTTGCCGCCGAGCTTCGCGGGCTACTTCGCCGGCGACGACGAGGCCAAGGCCCGCGGCCTGTACCAGCTCCTCGACGAGGACGGCCACGCCAGCGACGCCGCGATCGCGTGGCTGGATCGCGCGCTGGCCCGGCGCCTGTACGAGGGCATGCTGACGATCCGGGTCACCGACGCCCGCATGATGGCGCTGCAGCGCCAGGGCCGGATCGGCTTCTACGGCGAGGCCACCGGCCAGGAGGCCGCGGTGGTCGGCTCGGCCGCGGCGTCGCGCCCCGACGACTGGATCATCCCGGCGCTGCGCGAGGCCGGCGTCGGGCTGTTCCGCGGCATGACGCTCGACAGCTACATCGCGCAGATCATGGGCAACAGCGCCGACCCGACCAAGGGCCGGCAGCTGCCGTGTCACCCGTGCGACCGGGCCAACAACTACGTCGTCATGTCGTCGTGCGTGTCGACCCAGATCCCGCACGCGGTCGGCGTCGCGATGGCGATGAAGATCGCCGGCGATCGCGGCCGGTGCGCGTTCGGGTACATGGGCGACGGCGGCACCAGCGAGGGCGACTTCCACGTCGCGCTCAACTTCGCCGGCGTGATGAAGGCGCCGGTGGTGCTGATCTGCCAGAACAACCAGTGGGCGATCTCGACGCCCGGCAGCGTCCAGACCGCGGCCGAGACCATCGCGCTCAAGGCGCTCGGCTACGGCGTCGAGCCGCTGCGCTGCGACGGCAACGACGTGCTGGCGGTCTACGACGTGTGCCGCCACGCCGCCGCCAAGGCCCGCGCCGGCGACGGCCCGACCTTCGTCGAGCTGCTCACCTACCGGGTCAGCGCGCACTCGTCGTCGGACGACCCGTCGCGCTACCGCGACGAGCGCGTGACCGACGAGTGGAAGTCGCGGCGCGATCCGCTGCGGCGCATGCGCCTCTTGCTCGAGGCCCGCGGCTGGCTGGCCGCCGGCGAGCACGAGGCCCTGGCCGCCGCGTACGAGGCCCGGGTCCGCGACGCGATCGCCGCGCAGGAGGCGGTGGCGCCGCCGCCGCCGGCGTCGCTGTTCGACGACGTCTACGAGCAGCCGACCTGGCTGCAGCGCGAGCAGCGCGCCGAGCTCCTCGGCGGCTGA
- a CDS encoding tetratricopeptide repeat protein: MTLRLRSWTVLAIALAACGSDPPTIDPGAPDEVLFQEGLALYDQQQFAPATARFDELLTTYPASPRHDNAGYLTGRCAYELADYPGAITKLVAMRGAPAHSPFIPAASYFTGRARFRTLDFLGSEADFQASVTADGAGVFADNAQYYLGRAAYELADHAGAIAALAAFETSYPQSSYLDNGRYYLGRAYFATGAYPLAAAAFARVPLTPMTIYADDAQYWLGRTDYAAGDLPGALTSLDALIATFPTSQYIDNALAYEAQIYADQGQCAMARQVLGQLGAQFPASTYLAGTDAYLLGKGC, from the coding sequence ATGACCCTTCGCCTGCGCTCGTGGACCGTGCTCGCCATCGCCCTCGCTGCCTGCGGCAGCGATCCGCCCACCATCGATCCGGGCGCGCCCGACGAGGTGCTGTTCCAGGAGGGCCTGGCGCTCTACGACCAGCAGCAGTTCGCGCCGGCCACGGCCCGGTTCGACGAGCTGCTGACGACCTACCCCGCGTCGCCGCGCCACGACAACGCCGGCTACCTGACCGGGCGGTGCGCCTACGAGCTGGCCGACTACCCGGGCGCGATCACCAAGCTGGTCGCGATGCGCGGCGCCCCCGCCCACTCGCCGTTCATCCCGGCGGCGTCGTACTTCACCGGCCGGGCTCGGTTCCGCACGCTCGACTTCCTCGGCAGCGAGGCCGACTTCCAGGCGTCGGTCACCGCCGACGGCGCCGGCGTCTTCGCCGACAACGCCCAGTACTACCTCGGCCGCGCCGCGTACGAGCTGGCCGACCACGCCGGCGCGATCGCCGCCCTGGCCGCGTTCGAGACCAGCTACCCGCAGTCGAGCTACCTCGACAACGGTCGCTACTACCTGGGCCGGGCCTACTTCGCGACCGGCGCGTATCCGCTCGCGGCCGCGGCGTTCGCGCGCGTGCCGCTGACCCCGATGACGATCTACGCCGACGACGCCCAGTACTGGCTGGGCCGCACCGACTACGCCGCGGGCGACCTGCCGGGCGCGCTGACCTCGCTCGACGCGCTGATCGCGACCTTCCCGACCAGCCAGTACATCGACAACGCGCTCGCCTACGAGGCCCAGATCTACGCCGACCAGGGCCAGTGCGCGATGGCTCGACAGGTCCTCGGCCAGCTCGGCGCGCAGTTCCCGGCGTCGACCTACCTCGCCGGCACCGACGCCTACCTGCTCGGGAAGGGCTGCTGA
- a CDS encoding tetratricopeptide repeat protein gives MTAGAYSRLWPVLAALAALIGGSMAVEHLVAGGHVARVVRITATAGEAGDDDTDAEGGAGFAKTAPVDAGHAEARARARRGELAPALIEYRAALDRHPDAVALRAELGFWLLASGDAAGARAELERAAALDPRDPWVQLNLGIAWSRTGKLAEAERCYRAALALRAGFGAAELALGTVLRRQGKLAEAIAALTTAAASGGNSDRARALVALARAQLAAKHRPEAASAIERAIELAPADVDIRVAAGRAYLATGKQDDTQHAVELLTRAAELAPDVASVFSALGRAREKLGDRPGAEAAYTRAVRLDPEHRYARRRLLRLALERQDYPQARLAAEYLLATAPDEPEHHFLAGLVDARDDRPEPARAHYRDAIAKAKGAYPEAYFNLAIVEKNAGDLPAAIAAYRQAIALRPRYQQAWNNLGLALAASGDPAEAEAALAKALEIDEGYGAAWQSLGELRAAAGQLDQAVEAYAHAIKARPHDVDARLGLAAVQLRAGRGADAIATYRALVVVEPRAVTGWSELGRALAASGELAAARDAWAQALAIDPEHLPTLRQRAAATDGADAVAAWTEVLDRAADDAAARTALAAARLRTGDRVGCAHELEALPSTTVADPAVVRLRADCHP, from the coding sequence GTGACCGCGGGCGCGTACAGCCGGCTGTGGCCGGTGCTGGCGGCGCTGGCGGCGCTGATCGGCGGCTCGATGGCGGTCGAGCACCTCGTCGCGGGCGGCCACGTCGCGCGCGTGGTCCGCATCACCGCGACGGCGGGCGAGGCCGGCGATGACGACACCGACGCCGAGGGCGGGGCCGGGTTCGCCAAGACCGCGCCGGTCGACGCCGGCCACGCCGAGGCCCGGGCCCGGGCGCGGCGCGGCGAGCTCGCGCCGGCGCTGATCGAGTATCGGGCCGCGCTCGATCGTCACCCCGACGCGGTCGCGCTGCGCGCCGAGCTCGGCTTCTGGCTGCTGGCCTCGGGCGACGCCGCCGGTGCCCGCGCCGAGCTCGAGCGAGCCGCGGCGCTCGACCCGCGCGATCCGTGGGTCCAGCTCAACCTCGGCATCGCGTGGTCGCGCACCGGCAAGCTCGCCGAGGCCGAGCGCTGCTACCGCGCCGCGCTCGCGCTGCGGGCCGGCTTCGGCGCGGCCGAGCTCGCGCTCGGCACGGTGCTGCGCCGGCAGGGCAAGCTCGCCGAGGCGATCGCCGCGCTGACGACCGCGGCCGCGTCGGGCGGCAACAGCGATCGCGCCCGGGCGCTGGTCGCGCTGGCCCGGGCCCAGCTCGCCGCCAAGCATCGGCCCGAGGCCGCGTCGGCGATCGAGCGCGCGATCGAGCTGGCGCCGGCCGACGTCGACATCCGGGTCGCGGCCGGGCGCGCGTACCTGGCGACCGGCAAGCAGGACGACACCCAGCACGCGGTCGAGCTCTTGACCCGCGCCGCCGAGCTGGCGCCCGACGTCGCGTCGGTGTTCTCGGCGCTGGGCCGGGCCCGCGAGAAGCTCGGCGACCGCCCCGGCGCCGAGGCCGCGTACACGCGCGCGGTGCGCCTCGACCCCGAGCACCGCTACGCGCGCCGCCGGCTGCTGCGGCTCGCGCTCGAGCGCCAGGACTACCCGCAGGCGCGCCTGGCCGCCGAGTACCTGCTCGCGACCGCGCCCGACGAGCCCGAGCACCACTTCCTGGCCGGCCTGGTCGACGCGCGCGACGATCGGCCCGAGCCCGCGCGCGCGCACTACCGCGACGCGATCGCCAAGGCCAAGGGCGCGTACCCCGAGGCCTACTTCAACCTGGCGATCGTCGAGAAGAACGCCGGCGATCTGCCCGCGGCGATCGCGGCGTACCGGCAGGCGATCGCGCTGCGCCCGCGCTACCAGCAGGCCTGGAACAACCTCGGCCTGGCGCTGGCCGCCTCCGGCGACCCGGCCGAGGCCGAGGCGGCGCTGGCCAAGGCGCTCGAGATCGACGAGGGCTACGGCGCGGCGTGGCAGAGCCTCGGCGAGCTGCGCGCCGCCGCCGGACAGCTCGACCAGGCGGTCGAGGCCTACGCCCACGCGATCAAGGCGCGCCCGCACGACGTCGACGCGCGGCTCGGGCTCGCGGCGGTGCAGCTGCGCGCCGGGCGCGGCGCCGACGCGATCGCCACCTACCGCGCGCTGGTCGTGGTCGAGCCGCGCGCGGTGACCGGCTGGTCCGAGCTGGGCCGCGCCCTGGCCGCCAGCGGCGAGCTCGCCGCCGCCCGCGATGCGTGGGCGCAGGCGCTCGCGATCGATCCCGAGCACCTGCCGACGCTGCGGCAGCGGGCCGCGGCCACGGACGGCGCCGACGCGGTCGCGGCCTGGACCGAGGTGCTCGACCGCGCCGCCGACGACGCCGCGGCGCGCACCGCGCTGGCCGCCGCCCGGCTGCGCACCGGCGACCGCGTCGGCTGCGCCCACGAGCTCGAGGCCCTGCCGTCGACCACCGTCGCTGATCCGGCCGTCGTGCGCCTGCGCGCCGACTGCCACCCCTGA
- a CDS encoding transglutaminase, whose product MKRATPWVIATLLVLPALALALKVVVLGYRLSDILPRTVYRVTLTMRLDGHGRDVKVRTYLPASDDRQTITNEEQSAKELRLGFESDGGNRLAVWTGGGVGDGAEARFSYTVMTEPVRYQLDAGLEVPTAYAESIARYLRPDTAIQVDSPEITELAHRLGADRGDVRARLDRIYGFVSAMPQRPFKGTTDALTALRLGEASCNGKSRLVVALARNVGIPARLVGGLILHRGSKRTSHQWVEVYVGGRWVPICPTNHHFAELPASYLVLYRGDQALFRHTADVNFDYRFGITSERVPSPKAKAAFKVWNVWALFDRLQLPFSLLRTILMLPIGALVVVVFRNVIGMPTFGTFLPALIAASAGETGAGWGVIAVLILVAVVFLARWAVHRLELLHSPTLAILLAAVAVTILSTALVADHLGLPRLTRITMFPLAVMAITAERFYLGMTEQGVRTAVKELLGTLVVMLACFAVMSSLALQVLLIGFPEVLLWVVAANIYLGRWVGLRLSEYLRFRAVLTPGAM is encoded by the coding sequence ATGAAGCGCGCGACGCCATGGGTGATCGCCACGCTGCTGGTGCTGCCGGCGCTGGCGCTGGCGCTGAAGGTGGTCGTGCTCGGGTATCGACTGAGCGACATCTTGCCGCGCACGGTCTACCGCGTGACCTTGACCATGCGCCTCGACGGCCACGGCCGCGACGTCAAGGTGCGGACGTACCTGCCCGCGTCCGACGATCGGCAGACGATCACCAACGAGGAGCAGAGCGCCAAGGAGCTGCGGCTCGGGTTCGAGTCCGACGGCGGCAACCGGCTGGCGGTGTGGACCGGGGGTGGCGTCGGGGACGGCGCCGAGGCGCGGTTCTCGTACACGGTGATGACCGAGCCGGTCCGCTACCAGCTCGACGCGGGCCTCGAGGTCCCGACCGCGTACGCCGAGTCGATCGCGCGCTACCTGCGGCCCGACACCGCGATCCAGGTCGACAGTCCGGAGATCACCGAGCTGGCGCACCGGCTCGGGGCCGACCGCGGCGACGTGCGCGCGCGCCTCGACCGCATCTATGGGTTCGTCAGCGCGATGCCGCAGCGGCCGTTCAAGGGCACGACCGACGCGCTGACGGCGCTGCGGCTCGGCGAGGCCAGCTGCAACGGCAAGAGCCGCCTCGTCGTCGCGCTGGCGCGCAACGTCGGCATCCCGGCGCGGCTGGTCGGTGGGCTCATCCTGCACCGCGGCAGCAAGCGCACCAGCCACCAGTGGGTCGAGGTCTACGTCGGCGGCCGCTGGGTGCCGATCTGCCCGACCAACCACCACTTCGCCGAGCTGCCGGCCAGCTACCTGGTGCTGTACCGCGGCGACCAGGCGCTGTTCCGCCACACCGCCGACGTCAACTTCGACTACCGGTTCGGGATCACCAGCGAGCGCGTGCCGTCGCCCAAGGCCAAGGCGGCGTTCAAGGTCTGGAACGTCTGGGCGCTGTTCGATCGCCTGCAGCTGCCGTTCTCGCTGTTGCGCACGATCTTGATGCTGCCGATCGGCGCGCTGGTCGTCGTGGTCTTCCGCAACGTCATCGGCATGCCGACGTTCGGCACGTTCCTGCCGGCGCTGATCGCGGCCTCGGCGGGCGAGACCGGCGCCGGCTGGGGCGTGATCGCGGTGCTGATCCTGGTCGCGGTGGTGTTCCTGGCCCGGTGGGCGGTCCACCGCCTCGAGCTCTTGCACTCACCGACCCTGGCGATCCTGCTGGCCGCGGTGGCCGTGACGATCCTGTCGACGGCGCTCGTCGCCGATCACCTCGGCCTGCCGCGGCTGACCCGGATCACGATGTTCCCGCTGGCGGTGATGGCGATCACGGCCGAGCGCTTCTACCTCGGCATGACCGAGCAGGGCGTGCGCACCGCCGTCAAGGAGCTGCTCGGGACGCTGGTGGTGATGCTGGCGTGCTTCGCGGTGATGAGCAGCCTGGCGCTGCAGGTGCTCCTGATCGGCTTCCCCGAGGTGCTGCTGTGGGTGGTCGCGGCCAACATCTACCTGGGCCGGTGGGTCGGCCTGCGCCTGTCCGAGTACCTGCGCTTCCGCGCGGTGCTGACCCCGGGGGCGATGTGA